The genomic interval GTGGGTGTCCAGGGAAATTCCATATGCGGGTGTCCTTTAAGCTTGAGTGGGTGTCCTGCGAATAACCAGGTCCTTTAAATGTCATTCCACAACACACATCGGCGTACCGGCGACAGGATCAGGATAAATCCGGGCCTTGACCGAAAACACTTGTTCCAGCAGTTCAGCGGTAAGTACCGAAGTGGGTGTCCCCTGAGCGTGGACCGCGCCGTTGGCCATGACGATGAGGTGATCGCAGTAACGGCAGGCCTGGTTGATGTCGTGCAGCACGGTGACGATGGTCCGCCCCTGACGATTTAACTGTCGCAGCAGTTGCATCAGTTCAACCTGATGGTTGAGATCCATGTAAGTGGTCGGTTCGTCCAATAGCAGATACGGGGTATCCTGGGCCAATGTCATGGCCAGCCAGACCCGTTGTCGCTGGCCACCAGATAAGTCGGTAACCATGCGTTCAGCCAGTTCCTGAATACCGGTCTGAATCATGACCCGCTCAATGATGTCACGGTCGGTCTGGTCTAGCCGTCCCCAGAATCCGGTGTAGGGACTGCGCCCATAGGCTACCAGCTCCGCTACTTTGACACCCTCTGGAATCTGTTGGGTCTGCGCCAGCATCGCCAGTTGACGGGCAATCTGCCGCGACGGCTGGCGATGCAGATTCTGCCCCTGCCACAATACCTGGCCGGAACGTGGCTGCAGTAGTCGCGCCATGGTTTTCAGCAGCGTTGATTTGCCGCAACCATTAGGCCCAAGCAAAGCGGTGATTTTGCCGTCGGGAACCGTCAGATCGATGCCGTTGAGAATGGTTTCGGCATCGTAGCCCACAACCAGGTTTTGAGTGCTTAGTTGCATGAATTACTTCGCCTTGAATAACAACCAGAGAAAATAAGGAGCGCCGATAATAGCCGTCATGATGCCGGCCGGGAGTTCAATCGGCGGATCGACCATACGGGCCGCAAGATCGGCGACCAACAACAATAATGCGCCAGTCAGAATGGCCGCCGGGATCAGTTGCTGGTGGCGGCCACCAGTCAGTTGCCGGGCCAGATGTGGAGCCACCAGTCCCAGAAAGCTTATGGGGCCACAAACAGACACTGCCGCAGATGTGAGACCAACGGCAATCGCCAGTGCCAGCCCCCGGACCAGGGCAACATTCACCCCCAAACCAACCGCATTGTCATCTCCCAATCCGATCAGATTCAGCCGGTGCGCCAGCCATACGGCCGGTACCAACAGCACCAGCCAGGGAGCCACCAGTGCCAGTTGCGACCAGCCCCTGCCCCATAAACTGCCTGTCAGCCAAAGCAGCGCATTGTTGATTTCCATCGGTCGCGTCAGCATCAAAAAGTCGATTACGCTGCTGCAACAGGCCGCCAGTGCGACGCCGGTAATGGCAAATTTGACCGGTGGTGTTTTGTGACCGCAGATCAGCCACAATAAGCCGGCCGCCAGAAAGCCTCCGCTCAGCGCCACCCACGGCAGCCACATGACCGACAGTTGCGGCCAAAGGGTCATCATGACCACCGCTGCCAACCCGGCTCCCTGACTGACACCCAGAATGTCCGGTGACGCCAGAGGATTGCGGATCACGCCCTGAACAAGTGTTCCAGCAAGCGCCAACATGGCACCTGCCGCCAACGCCAGAAAGATCCTCGGCAGCCGATATTCATGCACTGTAAAGAAGTACTCACTTTCCCGATGTAGCCCATCCCAAAGCTGAATCCAGGATAAATTCACCGCTCCCAGGGCCAAGTTCAACAACATCATCAACAGCACCAGAAGCGCTAATGTGAGCAATCGGAAAACAGCGATATTCATGTACGGACTTTGACCATGTAGATAAAAAACGGCGCCCCCACCAGCGCCAGTATCGCCCCGACCGGGGTCTCCACCGGGTAGACCACTGCCCGGCTGACAATATCCGCCAGCACCACCAGTGCAGCGCCCAACAGCATGCTGAGCGGCAGCACCCGCCGGTGGTCAACACCAATCCAGCCACGCACCATGTGTGGAACCAGTAAACCGACAAACGCAATTGACCCCACCGCCGCAACCGTCGGACCAACCAGTACCAACACCACACCGCCGACCAACAGCCGGATCCAGCCGATACGAACACCGAGGTTACGGGCTCCATCGTCCCCGAGAGTCAACAAGTTCAATGTTGGAGCCAGCATCAATGCTATGAACAGGGCAGGAATAACCGCAGGCCACAGGTGAGCGAGGACTGACCAACGGGCATTAGCGACACTGCCGGCGAGCCAGGTCATCACGCCGGCGGCCTGATCTTCGGCCATGATCACTGCGGCTTTAGTCAATGCCGCACACAAGGCCGATACCGCCACGCCGGCGAGCACCAGCCGACCGCGCTCGGCACCGGGGCGCCAGGCGGCTCCGAGCAGCATGACCAGTATCCAGGCAGTGCCACCACCAATCATTGCCGCCACGGAGCTGAGCATGACCCCCATAAATGATGAAACCGTCGATACCAGTGCCATTCCAAGTGCTGCACCGGCATTGATACCCAGAATAGCCGGTGAGGCCAGCGCATTACGGGTCAATCCCTGCATCAGTACACCGGCGGCGGCCAGTGACGCACCAACCAACATGGATGTGAGCATCCGTGGCAGGCGCAGGTCCAATACCACAGCATGAGCAATGCTGTCAGCCTGAGGCCGAAGCAGTGCCAGCAAAGCCTGTGCCGGGGATATGTGGATCGGTGACCAGGCAAACAGTGAACACCATGCCAACAGCAGCAACGCCAGCGTCACCAAACCACTTTTTAGCCACATGAGCAGGAACTATCGGGTCGACATGATGGCGACCATATCTCTGGCAATAGCCTCCGCCGCAAGAATTCCACGACAGCGCGACCAGGTATTGCCATTTACATGGTAGACATGATGCTGTTGCACCGCGGTGAGCAATTGCCACAGTGGTTCGCTGTGCCACTGCACGTCCAGGCTGTTGGTCGCGTAGGGACCGATCATCAGGTATTCCGGATTCAAAGCCACCAGTTGCTCCAGACTGACCTGACGATAAGCTGAGTGATCGTTCAGACCAGGATCCGGTGTCGTCATCCCCAAAGCCTGAATAACCCCACCGGCGTAGGAATAGGAGGTATGCAGAAACAAAGCATCTTCACGCGCCACGCCGAACTGGACCTGGGCTCCGGCCGGCAACTGTCGGGCATAGTCCTGCATGGTCTGTCGGTGTTGCTGAAGCCGGGCCTGCATTTCCGGTTCTTTGCCAACCACTTTGGCGATAATGACTGCTGACTGCAGGCTTTGTTCATAGGTTTCACTGCGAGAGGTCAGAATCAGGGTCGGTGCGATTTTGTTCAGTTCATCATAGATGCCCTCGTGGCGCTCAATATCGGCGATGATCAGGTCCGGTTTCAGTGCTGCAATCATTTCCAGACTGGGCTGCGC from Gynuella sunshinyii YC6258 carries:
- a CDS encoding iron chelate uptake ABC transporter family permease subunit, with translation MWLKSGLVTLALLLLAWCSLFAWSPIHISPAQALLALLRPQADSIAHAVVLDLRLPRMLTSMLVGASLAAAGVLMQGLTRNALASPAILGINAGAALGMALVSTVSSFMGVMLSSVAAMIGGGTAWILVMLLGAAWRPGAERGRLVLAGVAVSALCAALTKAAVIMAEDQAAGVMTWLAGSVANARWSVLAHLWPAVIPALFIALMLAPTLNLLTLGDDGARNLGVRIGWIRLLVGGVVLVLVGPTVAAVGSIAFVGLLVPHMVRGWIGVDHRRVLPLSMLLGAALVVLADIVSRAVVYPVETPVGAILALVGAPFFIYMVKVRT
- the fecD gene encoding Fe(3+) dicitrate ABC transporter permease subunit FecD; translated protein: MNIAVFRLLTLALLVLLMMLLNLALGAVNLSWIQLWDGLHRESEYFFTVHEYRLPRIFLALAAGAMLALAGTLVQGVIRNPLASPDILGVSQGAGLAAVVMMTLWPQLSVMWLPWVALSGGFLAAGLLWLICGHKTPPVKFAITGVALAACCSSVIDFLMLTRPMEINNALLWLTGSLWGRGWSQLALVAPWLVLLVPAVWLAHRLNLIGLGDDNAVGLGVNVALVRGLALAIAVGLTSAAVSVCGPISFLGLVAPHLARQLTGGRHQQLIPAAILTGALLLLVADLAARMVDPPIELPAGIMTAIIGAPYFLWLLFKAK
- a CDS encoding Fe(3+) dicitrate ABC transporter substrate-binding protein — its product is MLKHLFSLLAVSLLFSAVMASAVTVQDQKGTFTLDQPPERIVVLEFSFADALAVLGLRPIGIADDKNRDRLLPAVSDVVGDYTSVGTRAQPSLEMIAALKPDLIIADIERHEGIYDELNKIAPTLILTSRSETYEQSLQSAVIIAKVVGKEPEMQARLQQHRQTMQDYARQLPAGAQVQFGVAREDALFLHTSYSYAGGVIQALGMTTPDPGLNDHSAYRQVSLEQLVALNPEYLMIGPYATNSLDVQWHSEPLWQLLTAVQQHHVYHVNGNTWSRCRGILAAEAIARDMVAIMSTR
- the fecE gene encoding Fe(3+) dicitrate ABC transporter ATP-binding protein FecE; the protein is MQLSTQNLVVGYDAETILNGIDLTVPDGKITALLGPNGCGKSTLLKTMARLLQPRSGQVLWQGQNLHRQPSRQIARQLAMLAQTQQIPEGVKVAELVAYGRSPYTGFWGRLDQTDRDIIERVMIQTGIQELAERMVTDLSGGQRQRVWLAMTLAQDTPYLLLDEPTTYMDLNHQVELMQLLRQLNRQGRTIVTVLHDINQACRYCDHLIVMANGAVHAQGTPTSVLTAELLEQVFSVKARIYPDPVAGTPMCVVE